A single window of Bacteroides intestinalis DSM 17393 DNA harbors:
- a CDS encoding alpha-L-arabinofuranosidase C-terminal domain-containing protein — MRKLTALFALSLALSMQAQQHVMTVDVSKPTAKIQPEMYGIFFEDINFGADGGLYAELVKNRSFEFPQPFVGWVPFGNVTVQDANPCFDRNPHYVRVVNDGRLLRAGLDNEGYRGIGVKQGEEYRFSVYARTPDAKPMKLSIELVNSNAQNLLKKEIEVSGNNWQKLTAVLKSPFTDAHARLRIVLETRGTVDMDHISLFPVNTWKGRENGLRADLAQALYDLNPGVFRFPGGCIIEGNSLETRYQWKNSVGPVENRPLNENRWNYTFKHKAFPDYFQTLGLGYFEYFLLSEDLGAEPLPVISCGLSCQYESNEVVPMDALDPYIQDALDLIEFANGPVTSKWGKVRADMGHPEPFNLKMIGIGNEQWDKVYVERLEAFTKAIRAKYPDVKVVGSSGPSASGDKFDYLWPEMKRIGVDLVDEHYYMNPDWFFGNASRYDNYDRKGPKVFAGEYASHDHSTKKDNNFLAALSEAAFMTGLERNADVVHLATYAPLFAHVDAWQWNPDLIWFDNLRMMRTPNYYVQQMYGMNAGTDVLSLKMDGKAVVGQDSLYATAALNAPTGEIILKLVNASSKPADVQIDFNGLKKRQLVAGSCTYLQNDNWRTVNTLDQEAIVPRVRPVQVEGQSLKLKLEPRSFGVYRIQ, encoded by the coding sequence ATGAGAAAGTTAACTGCCCTTTTTGCTTTGTCTCTTGCTTTGAGCATGCAGGCACAACAACATGTAATGACCGTCGACGTTTCCAAACCGACGGCAAAGATACAACCTGAAATGTATGGCATCTTTTTCGAAGATATCAACTTCGGTGCCGATGGCGGTCTGTATGCCGAACTGGTAAAGAACCGTTCGTTTGAATTCCCACAACCTTTCGTGGGTTGGGTGCCTTTCGGTAATGTAACCGTTCAGGATGCAAATCCTTGTTTTGACCGCAATCCTCACTATGTACGCGTAGTGAACGATGGTCGTCTGCTGCGCGCCGGACTGGATAATGAAGGTTACCGCGGCATCGGTGTGAAGCAAGGTGAAGAATATCGTTTCTCCGTTTATGCCCGCACGCCGGATGCGAAGCCGATGAAGCTCTCCATCGAGCTTGTCAACTCCAATGCACAGAATCTGTTGAAGAAAGAAATCGAAGTCAGCGGCAATAACTGGCAAAAGCTGACGGCGGTGCTGAAATCTCCTTTCACAGATGCTCATGCCCGCCTGCGTATCGTCCTCGAAACACGTGGTACGGTGGATATGGATCATATCTCCCTGTTCCCTGTGAATACTTGGAAAGGACGTGAGAATGGTCTGCGTGCCGACCTCGCACAAGCCCTTTATGACCTTAACCCGGGCGTATTCCGTTTCCCCGGTGGTTGTATCATCGAGGGTAACAGTCTTGAAACCCGTTACCAGTGGAAGAATTCCGTAGGCCCTGTTGAAAACCGCCCTCTGAATGAAAACCGCTGGAACTACACCTTCAAACATAAAGCCTTCCCTGACTATTTCCAGACTTTGGGACTTGGTTACTTCGAATACTTCCTGTTGAGCGAGGACCTCGGTGCAGAACCTCTTCCGGTAATCAGCTGCGGGCTCTCCTGCCAGTACGAAAGCAACGAAGTGGTTCCGATGGATGCACTCGATCCGTACATACAGGATGCACTCGACCTGATTGAATTTGCCAACGGCCCTGTTACTTCCAAGTGGGGAAAAGTGCGTGCCGATATGGGACATCCCGAACCCTTCAATCTGAAGATGATCGGTATCGGTAATGAACAGTGGGACAAGGTTTATGTAGAACGTTTGGAAGCTTTCACAAAAGCTATCCGTGCGAAATATCCTGATGTGAAGGTTGTAGGTAGCTCCGGCCCGAGTGCCAGCGGTGATAAATTCGATTATCTATGGCCCGAAATGAAGCGTATCGGTGTAGACCTGGTGGACGAACACTACTACATGAATCCTGATTGGTTCTTTGGCAATGCGTCACGCTATGACAATTACGACCGTAAAGGTCCGAAGGTTTTCGCCGGGGAATATGCTTCACACGATCATTCCACGAAGAAGGATAACAACTTCCTCGCCGCCCTTTCCGAAGCTGCCTTTATGACGGGACTGGAGCGGAATGCGGATGTTGTTCATCTGGCTACTTATGCGCCGTTGTTTGCTCACGTAGACGCTTGGCAGTGGAATCCGGACCTGATCTGGTTCGATAACCTGCGCATGATGCGCACACCGAACTATTACGTTCAGCAGATGTACGGCATGAATGCCGGTACCGATGTACTCAGCCTGAAGATGGATGGCAAAGCAGTAGTGGGGCAGGACAGCCTCTATGCAACAGCTGCACTGAATGCACCTACCGGAGAAATCATCCTGAAACTGGTGAATGCAAGCAGTAAGCCTGCCGATGTTCAGATCGATTTCAATGGTTTGAAGAAACGTCAGTTGGTTGCCGGTTCCTGCACTTACTTACAGAATGACAATTGGCGCACAGTAAATACGCTGGATCAGGAAGCGATTGTTCCCCGTGTACGTCCGGTACAGGTAGAAGGGCAATCTCTGAAACTGAAACTTGAACCACGTTCGTTCGGAGTGTACCGGATACAGTAG
- a CDS encoding glycoside hydrolase family 2 TIM barrel-domain containing protein, with protein sequence MKKHLITGLFAALALTANAQSFKEWLDPEINAVNRAPMHTNYFAYESADAAMQGKKDQSTNYMTLNGTWKFSWVRNADQRPTDFWKVGFNDKGWNNLQVPAVWELNGYGDPIYVNTGYAWRNQFQNNPPEVPTENNHVGSYRREIIVPADWKGKDIIAHFGSVTSNMYLWVNGRYVGYSEDSKLEAEFDLTPYLKPGQTNLIAFQVFRWCDGTYLEDQDFFRYSGVGRDCYLYARNKKRIQDIRITPDLDEAYKNGSLRVTLDLKGSGNVNLELLDATGKAVATETAKGSGTILMNVENPHKWTAETPYLYTLRATLQGSNEVIPVKVGFRKIELKGDQILVNGQAVLFKGADRHEIDPDGGYVVSPERMIQDIQVMKKFNINAVRTCHYPDDNLWYDLCDQYGLYVVAEANVESHGMGYREKTLAKRTDYAKAHMERNQRNVQRGFNHPSIIFWSLGNEAGFGPNFEACYRWIKNEDSSRAVQYEQAHGNEFTDIDCPMYADYKHMERYGQRTDAKKPLIQCEYAHAMGNSQGGFKEYWDLIRKYPNLQGGFIWDFVDQSVRWKGKDGVTIYAYGGDFNRYDGSDKNFCDNGLISPDRVPNPHMYEVGYYYQNIWTTPADLKNGEVNVYNENFFRDLSAYYLDWQLLANGKVIRTGRVEDLNVAPQQTAKVKLNIGKTCECKEWLLNVTYRLKNREGLLPAGYAVAKDQLVLNPYKAPAMDLKNVEVVNTPTVAPQIQENDWRYLIINGDNFRLEFNKHTGYLNRYNVAGTELMNEDAELAPNFWRAPTDNDFGAGLQQKFAAWKNPGLKLTSFKWETVDNQTVVRAEYEMKNVSAKLDLTYVINNKGAVKVTQKMTADPQAKVSHMFRFGMQMQMPKTFETVEYYGRGPVENYSDRNHCTDLGLYRQSVDEQFYSYIRPQETGTKTDIRWWKQLNDAGRGLQIVADAPFSASALHYTIESLDDGWDKGQSHSPEVKEANLTNLCIDKAQMGLGCVNSWGAWPLPQYQLPYGDYEFTFILTPVQHGIEIE encoded by the coding sequence ATGAAGAAACATCTTATTACCGGACTCTTTGCAGCCCTGGCTCTGACTGCAAATGCACAGTCCTTTAAAGAGTGGCTTGATCCGGAGATCAATGCCGTGAACCGTGCTCCCATGCACACTAATTACTTTGCCTATGAATCGGCAGATGCCGCCATGCAAGGCAAGAAAGACCAATCTACTAATTACATGACTTTGAACGGTACCTGGAAATTCTCTTGGGTACGCAATGCAGACCAGCGTCCTACCGACTTCTGGAAAGTAGGTTTCAATGACAAAGGCTGGAATAATCTGCAAGTTCCCGCTGTGTGGGAATTGAATGGTTATGGCGATCCTATTTATGTAAACACTGGCTATGCTTGGCGTAATCAGTTCCAGAACAACCCTCCTGAAGTTCCTACAGAGAACAATCATGTAGGTTCTTACCGTCGTGAGATCATTGTTCCCGCCGACTGGAAAGGGAAAGACATTATCGCTCATTTCGGTTCTGTAACCTCCAACATGTATCTCTGGGTAAATGGCCGTTATGTAGGTTATAGCGAAGACAGCAAGCTCGAAGCTGAATTCGATCTGACTCCTTATTTGAAACCCGGACAAACGAATCTTATCGCTTTCCAGGTATTTCGCTGGTGTGATGGAACCTACCTGGAAGACCAGGACTTCTTCCGTTACAGTGGCGTGGGACGTGATTGCTACCTCTATGCCCGCAACAAGAAACGTATTCAGGACATCCGTATTACTCCCGATCTGGACGAGGCATACAAAAATGGTTCTCTGCGTGTGACGCTCGACCTGAAAGGCAGCGGTAACGTAAATCTGGAATTACTGGATGCTACCGGCAAGGCAGTAGCTACGGAAACAGCCAAAGGTAGCGGTACCATTCTGATGAATGTGGAAAATCCTCATAAATGGACAGCCGAAACTCCTTACCTCTATACACTGCGTGCCACTTTGCAAGGCAGCAACGAAGTAATCCCCGTAAAGGTAGGCTTCCGTAAGATTGAATTGAAAGGTGACCAGATATTAGTAAACGGTCAGGCCGTTCTCTTCAAAGGTGCCGACCGTCATGAAATTGATCCGGATGGTGGTTATGTCGTATCTCCCGAACGCATGATCCAGGATATCCAGGTCATGAAGAAATTTAATATCAACGCTGTGCGTACCTGTCACTATCCTGATGACAATCTGTGGTACGACCTTTGCGACCAATACGGTTTGTATGTAGTGGCTGAGGCTAATGTCGAATCACACGGTATGGGTTATCGTGAAAAGACACTGGCTAAACGCACCGACTATGCCAAAGCTCACATGGAACGTAACCAGCGCAACGTACAACGCGGCTTCAATCATCCCAGCATTATTTTCTGGTCATTGGGTAACGAAGCCGGTTTCGGACCTAATTTTGAAGCTTGCTACCGTTGGATCAAGAATGAAGATTCCAGCCGTGCCGTACAATACGAACAGGCGCACGGAAACGAATTTACCGACATCGACTGCCCCATGTATGCCGATTACAAGCACATGGAAAGATATGGCCAGCGTACAGATGCCAAGAAGCCTCTTATCCAGTGTGAATATGCCCACGCTATGGGTAACTCACAGGGCGGTTTCAAAGAATATTGGGATCTGATCCGTAAATATCCTAACCTGCAAGGCGGTTTCATCTGGGACTTCGTAGACCAGTCCGTTCGTTGGAAAGGCAAAGACGGTGTAACTATCTACGCTTATGGCGGTGACTTCAACCGTTACGACGGTTCCGACAAGAACTTCTGCGATAATGGTCTGATCAGTCCCGACCGTGTTCCCAATCCGCACATGTACGAAGTGGGTTACTATTATCAGAACATCTGGACAACTCCTGCTGACCTGAAGAACGGCGAAGTGAATGTGTACAACGAAAACTTCTTCCGTGACCTTTCCGCTTACTATCTGGATTGGCAATTGCTTGCTAACGGTAAAGTAATTCGTACCGGTCGTGTAGAAGACCTCAACGTAGCTCCGCAGCAGACTGCCAAAGTGAAATTGAACATCGGCAAAACCTGCGAATGCAAAGAATGGTTGTTGAATGTAACTTATCGCCTGAAGAACCGCGAAGGTCTGCTTCCCGCCGGATATGCCGTAGCCAAAGACCAGCTTGTACTGAACCCCTACAAGGCTCCTGCTATGGACCTGAAGAATGTGGAAGTTGTGAATACTCCTACCGTTGCTCCTCAAATCCAGGAAAACGACTGGCGTTATCTGATCATCAACGGTGATAACTTCCGTCTGGAATTCAACAAACATACCGGTTACCTGAATCGCTACAACGTAGCAGGCACGGAATTGATGAACGAAGATGCCGAACTGGCACCTAACTTCTGGCGTGCACCTACGGACAATGATTTCGGTGCAGGTTTGCAACAGAAATTCGCTGCCTGGAAGAACCCGGGTCTGAAGCTGACTTCCTTCAAATGGGAGACAGTAGACAATCAGACAGTGGTACGTGCAGAATACGAAATGAAGAATGTTTCTGCCAAACTGGATCTTACTTATGTAATCAACAACAAGGGTGCTGTAAAGGTGACTCAGAAGATGACTGCCGATCCGCAGGCTAAAGTTTCTCATATGTTCCGTTTCGGTATGCAGATGCAGATGCCTAAGACTTTTGAAACTGTAGAATACTATGGCCGTGGCCCGGTAGAGAACTACAGTGACCGTAATCATTGTACAGATCTGGGATTGTATCGCCAAAGTGTAGATGAACAATTCTATTCTTATATCCGTCCGCAGGAAACAGGTACGAAGACCGATATCCGCTGGTGGAAGCAACTGAACGATGCCGGACGCGGTTTGCAGATTGTAGCTGACGCTCCGTTCTCCGCATCAGCCCTGCACTATACTATCGAGTCTTTAGACGATGGTTGGGATAAAGGTCAGAGCCACTCTCCCGAAGTGAAAGAGGCTAACCTGACAAATCTCTGCATCGACAAGGCTCAGATGGGCTTAGGATGTGTGAACAGTTGGGGTGCATGGCCGTTGCCACAATATCAGTTGCCTTATGGTGACTATGAATTTACATTCATTCTTACTCCGGTACAACACGGTATAGAAATTGAATAA
- a CDS encoding two-component regulator propeller domain-containing protein: MKIHKRGETQIAEFIVFVILLVCHVFPLQANVAVVRNLDNGSGLQDPQVNCITKDSKGFIWFGTLNTIQRFDGVRFKCFNFPEWVEKVFVIKEIENNDFWVGTNKGLWKYEVRSGTFLRIYAEINFPVRSLCYINGKVYVGTSNGIYIIDTKQKMEHLRVTDEVSAYNQIIGAYATAKDIWFLSPEGVIAYTLSTGSIRVYGKEAKLTSKFSCIVGDDKQLYIGTTTHGVVAFDMLSGKYSSFLPMVGNNRISALSLHDGILCCGTLGSGVSFISLPEQEIVHSISTMPNDNDEYLTSDMVSCLLLDDLNVLWIGGTRYTGIDYLQFRNKAFHSYRIRNQELRNITFDCLYLVDDVKLLGTPNGFYYICNSKSQIEYFPSSPERFSFGAISTFIKFNDDILIGTKGGGAYKLNRQTLQISRFTDINLTVNSFTIDNQGRLWMTTLDGLHCYNEQLKVEKVYTSLNSTLVDDKVNYLYIDAKKRYWVATDKGLQFLNIKDDSFSSESLPAGLRELPPVTYMTENRQGNFLFCFNKNKAFICDSIFSHLRYVCTPEDAGYLGYSIRKVLQDKNDNYWFVGSRGVVRGDSSLSHFTLFSSTEGLPEPYSNDGQLCGDTIWLATAKGIVFADIHSIPQSAPTVISDFLVNGVSMLGKYEELIEERGIIVLPEDQNTLDITFATLTYDAPELMIYEYQLEGYDKEWKILRGINSIKFSNLPSGEYTFKVRKQMDENCMQSFRIRIRSSLSAWLWLGVLLSVVMATGVIYVIWKKHSGKSTVQMKPLHNEEEKYRFNKKISEEEAQALISKLKNYMEQERAFLNPELKLAHVAEAVGTSAQTLSQIFNVNLKIRYYDFINEYRIDEFKRLVNSNEKDRYTLKALAGLCGFSSYTTFFRAFKDTTGITPNEYMQQVEPAGK; this comes from the coding sequence ATGAAGATACATAAAAGAGGAGAAACGCAAATCGCAGAATTTATAGTTTTTGTGATACTTTTGGTATGTCATGTTTTTCCTTTACAGGCAAATGTAGCAGTTGTGCGGAATCTGGATAATGGAAGTGGGTTGCAGGACCCGCAAGTAAATTGTATTACGAAGGATTCAAAAGGATTTATCTGGTTTGGTACTCTAAATACAATTCAACGTTTTGATGGTGTGCGATTTAAATGTTTTAACTTTCCGGAATGGGTAGAAAAAGTCTTTGTAATAAAAGAAATAGAAAATAATGATTTTTGGGTAGGAACGAATAAAGGACTATGGAAGTACGAAGTTAGATCAGGAACTTTTCTTCGCATATATGCTGAAATTAATTTTCCGGTTCGTTCTTTGTGTTATATAAATGGTAAGGTTTATGTGGGAACTTCCAACGGCATATACATTATTGATACAAAACAAAAGATGGAACATCTTCGGGTTACCGATGAAGTTTCGGCGTATAATCAAATTATAGGTGCGTATGCTACTGCTAAAGATATTTGGTTTCTTTCCCCTGAGGGAGTTATTGCTTACACATTATCTACTGGAAGTATTCGTGTTTATGGCAAGGAAGCTAAGCTCACATCAAAATTCTCATGTATAGTTGGCGACGATAAACAGCTTTATATAGGTACCACTACTCACGGAGTAGTAGCGTTTGATATGCTTTCGGGAAAATATTCATCTTTTCTCCCTATGGTAGGGAATAATCGTATTTCAGCTCTTTCTTTGCATGATGGAATATTATGCTGCGGAACTTTAGGCAGTGGCGTTTCTTTTATTTCTCTTCCCGAACAGGAAATTGTTCATTCTATATCTACCATGCCTAATGATAATGATGAATATCTGACTTCAGATATGGTATCTTGCCTGTTGTTGGATGATTTGAATGTATTGTGGATAGGAGGTACTCGCTATACGGGAATAGATTATCTGCAATTTCGTAATAAAGCTTTTCATTCTTATAGGATTAGAAACCAGGAACTACGTAATATAACATTTGATTGCCTGTATTTGGTTGATGATGTAAAACTTTTAGGAACTCCCAATGGCTTCTATTATATTTGCAATTCAAAGTCGCAGATTGAGTACTTCCCTTCTTCTCCGGAAAGATTTAGTTTCGGAGCGATTTCGACTTTCATTAAGTTTAATGATGATATTTTGATTGGAACAAAAGGAGGAGGAGCTTATAAACTGAATAGACAAACCTTGCAGATTTCAAGGTTCACTGATATTAATCTGACTGTGAATTCTTTTACAATAGACAATCAAGGACGTTTATGGATGACGACATTAGATGGACTTCATTGTTATAATGAACAGTTGAAGGTTGAAAAAGTATACACAAGCCTGAATTCAACGCTGGTCGATGATAAAGTTAATTACTTGTATATAGATGCTAAGAAGAGATATTGGGTAGCTACTGATAAGGGATTGCAATTTCTAAATATTAAAGATGACTCTTTTTCAAGCGAGAGCTTGCCAGCCGGACTTCGTGAATTGCCACCGGTGACTTATATGACGGAAAATCGTCAAGGTAACTTCTTATTCTGCTTTAATAAAAACAAGGCGTTTATCTGTGATAGTATTTTTAGTCATCTACGCTATGTGTGTACTCCCGAAGATGCTGGTTATCTGGGATATTCCATACGAAAGGTTTTACAAGATAAGAATGATAACTATTGGTTTGTCGGGTCGCGTGGTGTTGTAAGGGGAGATAGCTCTCTCAGTCACTTCACTCTATTTTCTTCTACTGAAGGGTTACCGGAACCCTATTCTAATGATGGTCAATTATGTGGAGATACAATTTGGCTGGCTACTGCCAAAGGTATTGTATTTGCTGATATCCACTCTATTCCCCAGTCTGCTCCTACTGTTATTTCTGACTTTTTGGTAAATGGTGTGTCTATGCTGGGTAAATATGAGGAACTGATAGAAGAAAGAGGTATTATAGTCTTGCCTGAAGATCAAAATACTTTAGACATCACTTTTGCTACACTTACTTATGATGCTCCGGAGCTGATGATATACGAATATCAATTAGAAGGATATGATAAAGAGTGGAAAATACTGAGAGGTATAAACTCAATCAAATTCTCTAATTTACCTTCCGGAGAGTATACCTTTAAAGTGCGTAAGCAAATGGATGAGAACTGTATGCAGAGTTTCCGGATAAGAATCCGTTCTTCTTTATCTGCATGGTTGTGGCTGGGAGTTCTTCTCAGTGTGGTTATGGCAACTGGTGTCATTTATGTTATTTGGAAAAAGCATTCCGGGAAAAGTACTGTTCAGATGAAACCGCTCCATAATGAGGAAGAAAAATACCGTTTTAATAAAAAGATAAGTGAAGAAGAAGCTCAAGCCTTAATTAGTAAGTTGAAAAATTATATGGAACAAGAACGGGCTTTCCTGAATCCGGAACTAAAACTAGCCCATGTAGCGGAAGCAGTAGGCACTTCTGCTCAAACACTTTCGCAAATTTTCAATGTAAATCTTAAGATACGCTATTATGATTTTATCAATGAGTATCGTATTGATGAGTTTAAGCGATTAGTCAATTCTAATGAAAAAGATCGTTATACTCTGAAAGCATTGGCGGGACTGTGTGGTTTTAGTTCGTATACTACTTTTTTCCGCGCATTTAAAGATACTACCGGTATTACTCCCAATGAATATATGCAGCAGGTTGAACCTGCTGGAAAATAA
- a CDS encoding glycoside hydrolase family 43 protein: MRKELLVFIFTLCSVLASAQQKVPNRFRSNIPLDSIHLSDPCILADKKTSTYYMTGTGGLLWKSKDLARWEGPYRVAETDPDSWMGSKPEIWAAELHEYNGKYYYFATFTNNAIKIDTVKGNVIPRRASHILVSDKPDGPYKPMKDPTYLPENMPTLDGTFWVDSDGKPYMIYCHEWLQNWNGTMEKIELKPDLSGSIGKGKILFRASDSPWSREKIGDKVLPNRVTDGPWLFRTGTGRLGMIWTSWVFQDYTQGVAYSESGTLDGPWIQEKEPITPPNFGHGMLFCTLDGEWMMSVHSHKDVNGRYIRIPHLFKVDLSGDKLKID, translated from the coding sequence ATGAGAAAAGAATTATTGGTGTTTATATTTACCTTGTGTTCTGTCCTAGCATCTGCCCAGCAGAAGGTCCCAAACCGCTTCCGTTCCAACATCCCTCTCGATTCTATCCACCTGAGTGACCCCTGCATACTGGCTGATAAGAAAACTTCTACTTATTATATGACCGGTACCGGCGGCCTCCTTTGGAAAAGCAAAGACCTTGCCCGTTGGGAAGGTCCTTATCGTGTAGCAGAAACTGATCCTGACTCCTGGATGGGCTCTAAACCCGAAATTTGGGCAGCCGAACTGCACGAATACAACGGAAAATATTACTATTTCGCCACTTTTACGAACAACGCCATCAAGATTGATACTGTAAAAGGAAACGTCATCCCCCGTCGTGCCAGCCACATCCTGGTCAGTGATAAACCGGATGGCCCTTATAAACCTATGAAAGACCCCACTTACCTACCCGAGAATATGCCTACCCTTGATGGGACATTCTGGGTGGACAGTGACGGCAAACCTTATATGATCTATTGCCACGAATGGCTGCAAAACTGGAACGGTACGATGGAAAAGATCGAATTAAAGCCCGATTTAAGCGGTTCCATCGGCAAAGGAAAGATTCTTTTCCGTGCCAGTGATTCTCCTTGGAGCCGAGAGAAGATAGGGGACAAGGTATTGCCCAACCGTGTAACCGACGGACCATGGCTTTTCCGCACAGGTACGGGCCGGTTAGGCATGATATGGACAAGCTGGGTATTCCAGGATTATACACAGGGCGTTGCCTATTCCGAAAGCGGAACTCTGGATGGACCCTGGATACAAGAGAAAGAACCGATCACTCCGCCTAACTTCGGACATGGAATGTTGTTCTGTACTTTGGATGGTGAGTGGATGATGTCTGTTCATAGTCATAAAGATGTGAACGGGCGGTATATTCGTATTCCGCACCTGTTTAAAGTCGATTTATCGGGGGATAAACTGAAAATTGACTGA